A DNA window from Ochotona princeps isolate mOchPri1 chromosome 32, mOchPri1.hap1, whole genome shotgun sequence contains the following coding sequences:
- the NAF1 gene encoding H/ACA ribonucleoprotein complex non-core subunit NAF1, protein MEVVEAAAAQLETLNFSGAGEGPGGPPPDPQMPKEGEERDPGAGPPGEPLEKPDPGESVQAHPAGEQPDPGESVEEKLDPGESVQAPAPGEKPDPGAGERSAEPGPPVGTSDSESDSDSDSDSDSSSSSSSSSSSSSSSSSVSLPLVLSDGEDDLQAEKESKNFPLKTKDELLLNELPSVEELTVILPEDIELKPLGMVSSIIEQLVIIESMSSLPPVNEETVVFRSDRQAAGKIFEIFGPVAHPFYVLRFNSSDHIESKGIKTKETMYFAPSMKDFTQYIFTEKLKQDRGSDASWKNDQEPPPDALDFSDDEKEKEAKQRKKLQLQGRKRPKSDFTERGEDFAEIHQNWPAYSSAAEPGKGLRGREFPRGSARAHCPPAWRGGPPPQRFYSPEHAVCPEMAGYATPARENPVMPHYPFPPPVYDMQNFPLPPPPPPPLPPPPAVNVGWAAPMLNLPYSLPPPPPPPPPPPASGDGHSHFGSYY, encoded by the exons ATGGAGGTGGTGGAGGCCGCCGCCGCCCAGCTGGAGACGCTCAACTTCAGCGGTGCCGGCGAGGGGCCGGGGGGACCCCCTCCGGACCCCCAGATGCCCAAGGAGGGCGAAGAGCGGGACCCCGGGGCCGGGCCGCCCGGGGAGCCCCTGGAGAAGCCGGACCCCGGGGAGTCGGTGCAGGCGCATCCCGCCGGGGAGCAGCCGGACCCCGGGGAGTCGGTGGAGGAGAAGCTGGACCCCGGGGAGTCGGTGCAGGCGCCTGCCCCCGGGGAGAAGCCGGACCCCGGCGCCGGCGAGCGCTCCGCGGAGCCCGGGCCGCCCGTGGGGACTTCGGATTCGGAGTCGGACTCGGACAG TGACTCGGATTCAGATAGTTCAAGCTCTTCTTCCTCgtcttcatcttcctcctcctcttcgtctTCTGTGTCACTTCCTCTGGTGCTATCAGATGGAGAAGATGACTTACAAGCTGAGAAGGAGAGTAAGAATTTTCCTCTTAAAACAAAAGACGAGTTACTTCTTAAT GAACTACCCTCTGTTGAAGAGCTCACTGTGATTCTGCCTGAAGATATTGAGTTAAAGCCTCTTGGAATGGTTTCAAGCATTATTGAACAATTAG TAATAATTGAATCTATGAGTAGCTTACCTCCTGTTAATGAAGAGACTGTAGTTTTTAGAAGCGATCGGCAAGCAGCAGGCAAG ATATTTGAGATATTTGGACCTGTTGCACATCCGTTTTACGTGCTAAGATTTAATTCTTCAGATCACATTGAGAGTAAAGGGATTAAAACAAAGGAGACTATGTATTTCGCTCCGTCAATGAAAGACTTCACCCAGTATATATTCACAGAAAAGCTGAAaca GGACAGGGGATCGGATGCCTCCTGGAAGAACGATCAGGAGCCCCCTCCGGAT GCCTTAGATTTCAGtgatgatgaaaaagaaaaagaagccaaacagagaaaaaaattacaactaCAAGGCCGGAAAAGACCCAAATCTGATTTTACTGAGCGAG GTGAAGATTTTGCTGAAATACATCAGAACTGGCCGGCCTACAGCTCCGCCGCAGAACCTGGGAAAGGACTCCGCGGCCGGGAATTTCCCCGCGGCTCTGCGAGGGCTCACTGTCCGCCAGCTTGGCGCGGGGGGCCCCCGCCTCAGCGGTTCTACAGCCCAGAGCACGCAGTGTGCCCGGAGATGGCAGGGTATGCCACCCCAGCACGAGAGAACCCCGTCATGCCGCACTACCCATTCCCCCCTCCAGTGTACGACATGCAGAACTTCCCACTCCCCCCACCGCCCCCGCCGCCCCTGCCGCCGCCCCCAGCCGTGAACGTGGGCTGGGCTGCCCCAATGCTTAACCTGCCCTactccctgcccccgcccccacctccacccccgcccccgcccgcctCTGGGGATGGGCATTCTCATTTTGGGTCTTACTATTAG